The genomic window GGACCCGGCGTACCCGGCCGAGCGCGTGGGCTTCATGCTGGCGGAGACGGGCGTCCGCGCCGTGGTCACCGAGTCGCGCGTGGCCGGCCGTCTCCCCTCCACCTCCGCCCGCCTCGTGCGGGTCGATGCCGATGCGGACGCCATCGCGCGCCAGAGCGACGAGCCGCTGCACGTGCACGTCCATCCCGAGAACCTGGCGTACGTCATCTACACGTCGGGCTCCACGGGCAAGCCCAAGGGCGTGCAGATCGAGCACCGGAGCACCGTCGCGCGCCTGCGGTGGCTGCGCGACAGCATCAGCGATGCGGAGAGGTCCGCCGTGCTCGGATCGACGTCCATCTGCTTCGACGTGTCGATCGCGGAGATCTTCGGGACGCTGTGCTGGGGCGGCCAGCTGGTGCTGGTGGAGAACGCGCTGGCGCTGGCCGCGCTGCCCGCCGGGCACGAGGTGCGGACGGCGTGCATGGTGCCCGCCGCCGCGGCCGAGCTGCTCCGCGTGGGCGCCATCCCGGCCAGCGTCCGCACGCTGGGCCTGGGCGGCGAGCCGGTGAGCAACGAGCTGGCGCGCGGGCTGTACACACTGGGCAGCGTGCAGCGCGTGCTCAACCTGTACGGGCCCACGGAAGACACGACCTACTCCACCTGCAAGCAGGCCGAGCGCGACCCGTCGTCGGCCATGACGGTGGGGCGTACGCTGCCCGGCACCCGCGCGCACGTGCTGGACGAGGCGGGCGGCGCCTGCCTGCACGGCAGCGAGGGCGAGGTGTGCCTGAGCGGCGCCGGCCTGGCGCGCGGCTACCTGGGACGCCCGGGTGCCACGGCGGAGAAGTTCGTGCCCAACGCGTTCGGCGCGCCCGGCTCGCGCATGTACCGCACGGGCGACCTGGGCCGCTTCCGGGCAGACGGCGAGCTGGAGTGCCTGGGGCGCGTGGACCAGCAGGTGA from Longimicrobiaceae bacterium includes these protein-coding regions:
- a CDS encoding amino acid adenylation domain-containing protein, with protein sequence MSDITETDAGRAATAAEAKPGVAYAGPPMAPAGLIHRLFEAQAARTPDAAALLHASETITYRELDARANRLARHLHALGVGPEVPVGVFCSRTPEMIVGLLAILKAGGAYVPLDPAYPAERVGFMLAETGVRAVVTESRVAGRLPSTSARLVRVDADADAIARQSDEPLHVHVHPENLAYVIYTSGSTGKPKGVQIEHRSTVARLRWLRDSISDAERSAVLGSTSICFDVSIAEIFGTLCWGGQLVLVENALALAALPAGHEVRTACMVPAAAAELLRVGAIPASVRTLGLGGEPVSNELARGLYTLGSVQRVLNLYGPTEDTTYSTCKQAERDPSSAMTVGRTLPGTRAHVLDEAGGACLHGSEGEVCLSGAGLARGYLGRPGATAEKFVPNAFGAPGSRMYRTGDLGRFRADGELECLGRVDQQV